A single Oncorhynchus tshawytscha isolate Ot180627B linkage group LG01, Otsh_v2.0, whole genome shotgun sequence DNA region contains:
- the LOC112250264 gene encoding transcription factor MafAa-like, translating into MATDLAMSAELPNSPLAIEYVNDFDLMKFEVKKEPPEADRYCHRLPPGSLSSTPISTPCSSVPSSPSFCDPSPGGQSSQNLANGVNSNNSGSSNTQSVGGKPQLEDLYWIPSYQHHINPEALNLTPEDAVEALIGNAHHHHHHHQGYEGFRGQQYVGEDLSATSAGHHHQAHHHHHHHGHRLEDRFSDEQLVSMTVRELNRQLRGFSKEEVIRLKQKRRTLKNRGYAQSCRYKRVQQRHMLESEKCTLLSQVEQLKQDVARLAKERDLYKEKYDKLASRSYNGCVPGNNNRDPSNGNHGKLASTEFFM; encoded by the coding sequence ATGGCCACCGACCTCGCCATGAGCGCAGAGCTGCCCAATAGCCCACTGGCCATCGAGTACGTAAACGACTTCGACCTAATGAAGTTCGAAGTAAAGAAGGAACCTCCAGAGGCTGACCGTTACTGCCACCGCCTCCCCCCGggatccctctcctccaccccgaTTAGCACGCCCTGCTCCTCCGTGCCTTCCTCGCCCAGCTTCTGCGACCCCAGCCCCGGTGGCCAGTCGAGCCAAAACCTGGCCAACGGCGtcaacagcaacaacagcggcaGCAGCAACACCCAGAGCGTTGGCGGTAAGCCTCAGTTGGAGGACCTGTACTGGATCCCCAGCTACCAGCACCACATCAACCCCGAAGCCCTCAACCTGACCCCCGAGGATGCGGTGGAGGCCCTCATCGGCAAcgcccatcaccaccatcaccaccaccagggCTACGAGGGCTTCCGCGGCCAGCAGTATGTAGGGGAGGATCTATCCGCGACCTCGGCCGGTCACCATCATCAggcccaccatcaccaccaccaccacggacACCGCCTCGAGGACCGCTTCTCGGACGAGCAGCTGGTCAGCATGACAGTGCGCGAGCTCAACCGGCAACTGAGGGGGTTCAGCAAAGAGGAGGTGATCCGCCTAAAGCAGAAGAGACGCACGCTCAAGAACCGAGGTTACGCGCAGTCCTGCCGCTACAAGCGCGTGCAGCAGAGGCACATGCTGGAGAGCGAGAAGTGCACGCTCCTGAGCCAGGTGGAACAGCTGAAGCAGGACGTTGCGCGCTTGGCCAAAGAGCGGGACCTCTACAAGGAGAAGTACGACAAGCTGGCGAGCCGAAGCTACAACGGTTGCGTGCCCGGTAACAACAACAGAGACCCCTCCAACGGAAACCACGGGAAACTGGCCTCCACGGAATTCTTCATGTAA